A portion of the Anser cygnoides isolate HZ-2024a breed goose chromosome 25, Taihu_goose_T2T_genome, whole genome shotgun sequence genome contains these proteins:
- the SORT1 gene encoding sortilin isoform X2, with the protein MGPRGAALGLALALAAAAAAAGLRTGPGGGQAAAAGGEACGGLRGVPAALGNNTHPCVFDDLSGSVSLSWVGDSTGVILVLTTFQVPLVIMSFGQSKLYRSEDYGKTFKDITHLINNTFIRTEFGMAIGPDNSGKVILTGDVSGGSRGGRIFRSSDFAKNFVQTELPFHPLVQIAYHPQSSDCLLALSTDNGLWVSRDFGEKWEQIHKAVCLAKWGADNTIFFTTYLNNSCTDLGLLELKKTSDFGKTFKVIGTKIYSFGLGGRFLFASVMTEKGTTRRIHVSLDQGETWSMAQLPSVGHEQFYSILAANDDLVFMHVDEPGDTGYGTIYTSDDRGVVYSKSLERHLYTTTGGETDFTNVTSLRGIYITSVLSEDNSIQSVITFDRGGEWVPLRKPKNTTCDSTARNKEECSLHIHASYSISQKLNVPMVPLSEPNAVGIIIAHGSVGGAISVMSPDVYISDDGGYTWARMLEGPHHYAILDSGGLIVAIEHTSQPVNVIEFSTDEGQCWYKYTFSKDPIFFTGLASEPGARSMNVSIWGFRGNFLSRKWVSYTIDFSQLLSRSCEDKDYTIWLAHSSDPSDPSDGCILGYKEQYRRLRKSSVCQNGRDYAVTTQPSVCPCTLQDFLCDFGYYRPENQSVCVEQPELKGHDLEFCLYGRRELLRTSGYRKIPGDKCAGGESPSREETDMKKKCTSTLLSPSQLAASPSSVPIVLAVVAVLLVTAVAGVLLVKKYVCGGRFLVHRYSVLRQHAEASGAEGTEGTDPSSPPRKGGYHDDSDEDLLE; encoded by the exons ATGGGCCCGCGCGgggcggcgctggggctggcgctggcgctggcggcggcggcggcggccgcggggctgcggacgggccccggcggcgggcaggcggcggcggcgggcggcgaggcCTGCGGCGGCCTGCGGGGCGTCCCGGCCGCCCTGGGCAACAACACGCACCCG TGCGTCTTCGACGACCTCAGCGGCTCCGTGTCCCTGTCCTGGGTGGGCGACAGCACGGGG GTCATCCTCGTCCTGACCACGTTCCAGGTGCCGCTGGTGATCATGAGCTTCGGCCAGTCCAAGCTCTACCGCAG CGAGGACTACGGGAAGACCTTCAAGGACATCACCCACCTCATCAACAACACCTTCATCCGCACCGAGTTCGGCATGGCCATCGGACCCGACAATTCGGGGAAG gtcatCCTGACGGGCGACGTGTCCGGCGGCAGCCGCGGCGGCCGCATCTTCCGCTCGTCCGACTTCGCCAAGAACTTCGTGCAGACGGAGCTGCCCTTCCACCCGCTGGTGCAGATCGCCTACCACCCGCAGAGCTCCGACTGCCTGCTGGCCCTCAGCACCGAC AACGGCCTCTGGGTCTCCAGGGACTTCGGGGAGAAGTGGGAGCAGATCCACAAAGCCGTCTGCCTGGCCAAGTG GGGCGCGGACAACACCATCTTCTTCACCACCTACTTGAACAACTCCTGCA CTGATCTTGGGTTACTGGAGCTGAAGAAAACCTCCGACTTCGGCAAAACCTTCAAGGTCATCGGCACCAAGATCTACTCCTTCGGGCTGGGCGGCCGCTTCCTTTTCGCCTCCGTCATGACAGAGAAG GGCACCACGAGGCGCATTCACGTCTCGCTGGACCAGGGCGAGACCTGGAGCATGGCGCAGCTGCCCTCGGTCGGCCACGAGCAGTTCTACTCCATCCTGGCCGCCAACGACGACCTGGTCTTCATGCACGTGGACGAGCCGGGCG ACACGGGCTACGGCACCATCTACACCTCCGACGACCGGGGCGTGGTGTACTCCAAGTCCCTGGAGCGCCACCTCTACACCACCACCGGCGGGGAGACCGACTTCACCAACGTCACCTCGCTGCGGGGCATCTACATCACCAGCGTCCTCTCCGAAG ACAACTCCATCCAGTCCGTGATCACTTTTGACCGCGGCGGGGAGTGGGTGCCGCTGAGGAAGCCGAAAAACACCACCTGCGACTCCACGGCGAGGaacaaggaggag TGCAGCCTCCACATCCACGCGTCCTACAGCATCTCCCAGAAGCTGAACGTGCCCATGGTGCCGCTGTCCGAGCCCAACGCCGTCGGCATCATCATCGCCCACG GGAGCGTGGGGGGGGCCATCTCGGTGATGAGCCCCGACGTCTACATCTCGGACGACGGGGGCTACACGTGGGCGCGGATGCTGGAGGGGCCCCACCACTACGCCATCCTCGACTCGGGCGGCCTCATCGTGGCCATCGAGCACACCAGCCAGCCCGTCAACGTCATCGA GTTCTCCACGGACGAGGGGCAGTGCTGGTACAAGTACACCTTCTCCAAGGACCCCATTTTCTTCACCGGGCTGGCGTCCGAGCCCGGCGCCCGCTCCATGAACGTCAGCATCTGGGGCTTCCGGGGGAACTTCTTGTCCCGCAAGTGGGTCTCCTACACCATCGACTTCAGCCAGCTGCTGAGCCGGAGCT GCGAGGACAAGGACTACACCATCTGGCTGGCGCACTCCAGCGATCCCAGCGACCCCAGTGACGGCTGCATACTGGGCTACAAGGAGCAGTACCGGCGCCTGCGCAAGTCCTCGGTGTGCCAGAACGGCCGCGACTACGCCGTGACCACGCAGCCGTCCGTCTGCCCCTGCACCCTGCAGGATTTCCTCTG CGATTTCGGGTATTACCGCCCCGAGAACCAGTCGGTGTGCGTGGAGCAGCCGGAGCTGAAGGGCCACGACCTGGAGTTCTGCCTCTACGGCCGCCGCGAGCTGCTGCGCACCAGCGG gtACCGCAAGATCCCTGGGGACAAGTGCGCAGGGGGGGAGAGCCCCAGCCGGGAGGAGACGGACATGAAGAAGAAGTGCACCAGCAccctgctgagccccagccagCTG GCGGCATcccccagctccgtgcccaTCGTCCTGGCCGTGGTGGCCGTGCTGCTCGTCACCGCCGTGGCCGGGGTGCTGCTCGTCAAGAAATACGTCTGCGGGGGCag gttccTGGTCCATCGCTACTCCGTGCTGCGGCAGCACGCCGAGGCCAGCGGCGCCGAGGGGACGGAGGGGACGGACCCCAGCTCGCCCCCCCGCAAGGGGGGGTACCACGACGACTCGGATGAG GACCTGCTGGAGTag
- the SORT1 gene encoding sortilin isoform X1 — translation MGPRGAALGLALALAAAAAAAGLRTGPGGGQAAAAGGEACGGLRGVPAALGNNTHPCVFDDLSGSVSLSWVGDSTGVILVLTTFQVPLVIMSFGQSKLYRSEDYGKTFKDITHLINNTFIRTEFGMAIGPDNSGKVILTGDVSGGSRGGRIFRSSDFAKNFVQTELPFHPLVQIAYHPQSSDCLLALSTDNGLWVSRDFGEKWEQIHKAVCLAKWGADNTIFFTTYLNNSCKADLGLLELKKTSDFGKTFKVIGTKIYSFGLGGRFLFASVMTEKGTTRRIHVSLDQGETWSMAQLPSVGHEQFYSILAANDDLVFMHVDEPGDTGYGTIYTSDDRGVVYSKSLERHLYTTTGGETDFTNVTSLRGIYITSVLSEDNSIQSVITFDRGGEWVPLRKPKNTTCDSTARNKEECSLHIHASYSISQKLNVPMVPLSEPNAVGIIIAHGSVGGAISVMSPDVYISDDGGYTWARMLEGPHHYAILDSGGLIVAIEHTSQPVNVIEFSTDEGQCWYKYTFSKDPIFFTGLASEPGARSMNVSIWGFRGNFLSRKWVSYTIDFSQLLSRSCEDKDYTIWLAHSSDPSDPSDGCILGYKEQYRRLRKSSVCQNGRDYAVTTQPSVCPCTLQDFLCDFGYYRPENQSVCVEQPELKGHDLEFCLYGRRELLRTSGYRKIPGDKCAGGESPSREETDMKKKCTSTLLSPSQLAASPSSVPIVLAVVAVLLVTAVAGVLLVKKYVCGGRFLVHRYSVLRQHAEASGAEGTEGTDPSSPPRKGGYHDDSDEDLLE, via the exons ATGGGCCCGCGCGgggcggcgctggggctggcgctggcgctggcggcggcggcggcggccgcggggctgcggacgggccccggcggcgggcaggcggcggcggcgggcggcgaggcCTGCGGCGGCCTGCGGGGCGTCCCGGCCGCCCTGGGCAACAACACGCACCCG TGCGTCTTCGACGACCTCAGCGGCTCCGTGTCCCTGTCCTGGGTGGGCGACAGCACGGGG GTCATCCTCGTCCTGACCACGTTCCAGGTGCCGCTGGTGATCATGAGCTTCGGCCAGTCCAAGCTCTACCGCAG CGAGGACTACGGGAAGACCTTCAAGGACATCACCCACCTCATCAACAACACCTTCATCCGCACCGAGTTCGGCATGGCCATCGGACCCGACAATTCGGGGAAG gtcatCCTGACGGGCGACGTGTCCGGCGGCAGCCGCGGCGGCCGCATCTTCCGCTCGTCCGACTTCGCCAAGAACTTCGTGCAGACGGAGCTGCCCTTCCACCCGCTGGTGCAGATCGCCTACCACCCGCAGAGCTCCGACTGCCTGCTGGCCCTCAGCACCGAC AACGGCCTCTGGGTCTCCAGGGACTTCGGGGAGAAGTGGGAGCAGATCCACAAAGCCGTCTGCCTGGCCAAGTG GGGCGCGGACAACACCATCTTCTTCACCACCTACTTGAACAACTCCTGCA AAGCTGATCTTGGGTTACTGGAGCTGAAGAAAACCTCCGACTTCGGCAAAACCTTCAAGGTCATCGGCACCAAGATCTACTCCTTCGGGCTGGGCGGCCGCTTCCTTTTCGCCTCCGTCATGACAGAGAAG GGCACCACGAGGCGCATTCACGTCTCGCTGGACCAGGGCGAGACCTGGAGCATGGCGCAGCTGCCCTCGGTCGGCCACGAGCAGTTCTACTCCATCCTGGCCGCCAACGACGACCTGGTCTTCATGCACGTGGACGAGCCGGGCG ACACGGGCTACGGCACCATCTACACCTCCGACGACCGGGGCGTGGTGTACTCCAAGTCCCTGGAGCGCCACCTCTACACCACCACCGGCGGGGAGACCGACTTCACCAACGTCACCTCGCTGCGGGGCATCTACATCACCAGCGTCCTCTCCGAAG ACAACTCCATCCAGTCCGTGATCACTTTTGACCGCGGCGGGGAGTGGGTGCCGCTGAGGAAGCCGAAAAACACCACCTGCGACTCCACGGCGAGGaacaaggaggag TGCAGCCTCCACATCCACGCGTCCTACAGCATCTCCCAGAAGCTGAACGTGCCCATGGTGCCGCTGTCCGAGCCCAACGCCGTCGGCATCATCATCGCCCACG GGAGCGTGGGGGGGGCCATCTCGGTGATGAGCCCCGACGTCTACATCTCGGACGACGGGGGCTACACGTGGGCGCGGATGCTGGAGGGGCCCCACCACTACGCCATCCTCGACTCGGGCGGCCTCATCGTGGCCATCGAGCACACCAGCCAGCCCGTCAACGTCATCGA GTTCTCCACGGACGAGGGGCAGTGCTGGTACAAGTACACCTTCTCCAAGGACCCCATTTTCTTCACCGGGCTGGCGTCCGAGCCCGGCGCCCGCTCCATGAACGTCAGCATCTGGGGCTTCCGGGGGAACTTCTTGTCCCGCAAGTGGGTCTCCTACACCATCGACTTCAGCCAGCTGCTGAGCCGGAGCT GCGAGGACAAGGACTACACCATCTGGCTGGCGCACTCCAGCGATCCCAGCGACCCCAGTGACGGCTGCATACTGGGCTACAAGGAGCAGTACCGGCGCCTGCGCAAGTCCTCGGTGTGCCAGAACGGCCGCGACTACGCCGTGACCACGCAGCCGTCCGTCTGCCCCTGCACCCTGCAGGATTTCCTCTG CGATTTCGGGTATTACCGCCCCGAGAACCAGTCGGTGTGCGTGGAGCAGCCGGAGCTGAAGGGCCACGACCTGGAGTTCTGCCTCTACGGCCGCCGCGAGCTGCTGCGCACCAGCGG gtACCGCAAGATCCCTGGGGACAAGTGCGCAGGGGGGGAGAGCCCCAGCCGGGAGGAGACGGACATGAAGAAGAAGTGCACCAGCAccctgctgagccccagccagCTG GCGGCATcccccagctccgtgcccaTCGTCCTGGCCGTGGTGGCCGTGCTGCTCGTCACCGCCGTGGCCGGGGTGCTGCTCGTCAAGAAATACGTCTGCGGGGGCag gttccTGGTCCATCGCTACTCCGTGCTGCGGCAGCACGCCGAGGCCAGCGGCGCCGAGGGGACGGAGGGGACGGACCCCAGCTCGCCCCCCCGCAAGGGGGGGTACCACGACGACTCGGATGAG GACCTGCTGGAGTag